ATCAAATTAACTTTACCACCATTGTAAGGGGATACTTCACTCCAttcctcaactcctctctgaatttcctctgggtcactgcataaataaaagtgttcgtgcagcaactcaggagctggagcatgaagCCAATTTCCGGTACAAATGTGGGCAGAGAAACAGGGTATCCCAAGTAATCCAATCGTCTCAATATAGAACAGACCATGAACACCACCCATAACAGTATGAAATTCCCCGATATAACAAACAGGACAATcatcgatttccttcggttctccatctctgggtcactggggctctcgccactgctccgaccccggagtctactgcgggctctgctggacactaaaatgtgtctgaccgtTAAAGCATTGAACAGTAGAATCAAAATAAATGGAATAAAAGGTGTTAAAATGTAATGCATTAATTCAACGATAGTCCAGACTAGTGAACGAGATACACTTGATAACACGCGGCAAAACCATGGACTGTTGGACAGCCAATATTGACTTGTATAAagaaaataccagaaaatgttcctCAGACAGCTCAGCACTGTCACTGTTCCTAGAACCACAGTCGCTGTTTGCTCCGTGCAATATTTCAATTT
The window above is part of the Pristiophorus japonicus isolate sPriJap1 unplaced genomic scaffold, sPriJap1.hap1 HAP1_SCAFFOLD_182, whole genome shotgun sequence genome. Proteins encoded here:
- the LOC139243690 gene encoding probable G-protein coupled receptor 139; its protein translation is MSLGYQIKLKILWALNDVQKIYYPILAAVGVPLNVVTIAILSRRKCGLSKCVTHYLVAMATADLLVVIIDLILRQIPIVYRDQFLFLLNVRICNIHAILLYAATDCSVWFTVTFTFDRFVAICCQKLKLKYCTEQTATVVLGTVTVLSCLRNIFWYFLYTSQYWLSNSPWFCRVLSSVSRSLVWTIVELMHYILTPFIPFILILLFNALTVRHILVSSRARSRLRGRSSGESPSDPEMENRRKSMIVLFVISGNFILLWVVFMVCSILRRLDYLGYPVSLPTFVPEIGFMLQLLSCCTNTFIYAVTQRKFREELRNGVKYPLTMVVKLI